A region from the Wansuia hejianensis genome encodes:
- a CDS encoding alpha-ketoacid dehydrogenase subunit beta, which produces MSEITYAQAINDAISEEMRKDETVFMMGEDIGLYCGAFGVSKGMIQEFGEERIMDTPIAEQAYVGAAVGAAMTGLRPVVELMFSDFMCVCFDELVNEAAKLRFMFGGKVKVPMVMRAAAGAGTGAAAQHSQSLEACLAHFPGLKVVIPSTPYDAKGLLKTAIRDDNPVMFLEQKKLYRTKGEVPEEEYSIPLGVADIKKAGSDCTIVTYGRMVQVSLEAAAVLEKENIHAEVIDIRSLLPLDTGTIIESVKKTKHVLIVHEAVQFGGFGGEISGQIADSEAFYYLDAPIKRLGAKSTPIPFNPTLEADTFPTVDKVVNAVRELL; this is translated from the coding sequence ATGAGCGAGATAACTTATGCGCAGGCGATCAATGATGCGATTTCAGAGGAAATGCGCAAAGATGAAACTGTATTTATGATGGGAGAGGATATCGGTCTCTATTGCGGAGCCTTTGGAGTCTCCAAGGGAATGATCCAGGAATTTGGTGAGGAACGGATTATGGATACGCCGATTGCGGAGCAGGCATACGTGGGAGCGGCAGTCGGCGCGGCCATGACCGGGCTGCGGCCGGTGGTTGAATTGATGTTCTCTGATTTCATGTGCGTGTGTTTTGATGAACTGGTCAATGAGGCTGCCAAGCTGAGATTCATGTTCGGCGGCAAAGTCAAGGTTCCGATGGTCATGCGCGCGGCGGCTGGAGCGGGAACAGGAGCTGCCGCCCAGCATTCTCAGAGCCTGGAAGCATGCCTGGCCCATTTCCCGGGATTAAAAGTTGTGATACCTTCTACGCCCTATGATGCGAAGGGACTTCTGAAAACAGCGATCCGTGATGATAACCCAGTCATGTTCCTGGAACAGAAAAAGCTGTACAGGACAAAAGGAGAGGTGCCGGAAGAGGAATATTCTATTCCGTTAGGGGTGGCGGATATTAAAAAAGCAGGGAGCGACTGCACGATCGTTACATACGGCAGGATGGTTCAGGTCAGCCTGGAAGCTGCCGCAGTTCTTGAAAAAGAAAACATTCATGCAGAAGTCATAGATATCAGAAGCCTGCTTCCACTGGATACCGGGACAATCATTGAGTCGGTGAAAAAGACCAAACATGTGTTAATCGTTCATGAGGCAGTGCAGTTCGGAGGTTTTGGCGGAGAAATCAGCGGCCAGATTGCCGACAGCGAGGCTTTCTATTACCTGGATGCTCCGATTAAGAGACTTGGAGCCAAGAGCACGCCGATCCCCTTTAACCCCACGTTAGAGGCTGATACCTTCCCGACGGTTGATAAGGTTGTCAATGCGGTCAGGGAATTGCTGTAA
- the xylB gene encoding xylulokinase has protein sequence MSCWLGIDAGTSGIKAIIVDETGKVLSEGYSEEDITVPGPGFAEQAPEIWWQACGAAVKQAVGNCGAGMQVSAIGFSGQMQGTVFLDKNFQPVRNCMIWMDQRAVEEVGEIERRIEEAGTDIMAVTANHCLNSFWAPKILWLKKHEPENYEKIEKIVFTKDYLACRMTGELATEVSDASLSFLLDIPGRKWSDEMFRITGIPRSFVPERLLESCDVVGGLRKAVAEDWGLRPGIPVIAGGGDQTANGIGTGIIEESMLGASIGTSAVVFGCSKTPFVDRKKRAMQSLCHSVQDLWAYLGLSLTAGASLKWVRDVMFAEKKQEFQASGKDIYDHITGIASEAVPGCGGVIFLPYFNGDSAPNHDADARACYFGMSLNTGMPEMCRSVMEGVAYSLRETVEICRELGKDIRTIRVSGGGSKSRLWRQIQADVFDTSVVTMNIEEGPAAGAVIMAAVGSGHFHSVAEGCRAMLKTAEEVEPVRENVKRYDEYFQIYHGLYGHLKEPFSERARLYKSPGRQPV, from the coding sequence ATGAGCTGTTGGTTGGGAATTGATGCAGGGACGAGCGGCATTAAGGCGATTATAGTCGATGAGACAGGCAAGGTGCTGAGTGAGGGATACTCAGAGGAGGATATAACCGTACCGGGGCCGGGTTTCGCAGAACAGGCCCCGGAGATCTGGTGGCAGGCCTGCGGGGCGGCGGTAAAACAGGCGGTTGGGAACTGCGGGGCCGGAATGCAGGTCAGTGCCATCGGTTTTTCCGGGCAGATGCAGGGTACCGTATTTTTGGATAAAAACTTCCAGCCTGTCCGCAATTGTATGATCTGGATGGATCAGAGAGCTGTAGAAGAGGTGGGTGAGATTGAACGCCGGATTGAGGAGGCCGGAACCGATATCATGGCTGTTACGGCCAATCACTGCCTGAACAGCTTCTGGGCTCCCAAGATCCTGTGGCTGAAAAAGCACGAGCCGGAGAATTATGAAAAGATAGAAAAAATCGTATTTACAAAAGATTATTTAGCCTGCCGCATGACCGGGGAACTTGCCACGGAAGTCAGCGACGCATCCCTGTCTTTTCTTCTGGATATACCCGGAAGAAAATGGTCGGACGAAATGTTCCGAATCACTGGAATCCCCAGAAGCTTTGTGCCGGAGAGGCTGCTGGAGTCCTGTGACGTGGTGGGAGGCCTTCGGAAAGCAGTAGCCGAAGACTGGGGACTGAGGCCGGGCATTCCTGTGATTGCGGGCGGCGGGGACCAGACGGCTAACGGTATCGGAACAGGAATCATAGAAGAAAGCATGCTGGGTGCTTCCATCGGAACCTCGGCGGTCGTATTCGGGTGCAGTAAAACTCCCTTTGTAGACAGAAAAAAACGGGCAATGCAAAGCCTCTGCCATTCCGTACAGGATCTGTGGGCTTATCTGGGACTGTCCCTCACAGCGGGGGCTTCGCTGAAGTGGGTCAGAGACGTGATGTTTGCGGAAAAGAAGCAGGAATTTCAAGCATCCGGGAAAGACATCTACGATCACATCACCGGAATTGCGTCTGAGGCTGTGCCGGGCTGCGGTGGGGTAATTTTCCTTCCTTACTTTAACGGAGATTCCGCGCCCAATCACGACGCGGACGCGCGCGCCTGTTATTTCGGCATGTCCCTGAATACCGGCATGCCGGAGATGTGCCGCAGCGTTATGGAGGGAGTCGCCTATTCTCTGAGAGAAACTGTAGAGATATGCCGGGAGCTGGGCAAGGATATCCGAACCATCCGTGTCTCAGGAGGAGGTTCCAAAAGCAGGCTGTGGCGGCAGATACAGGCAGATGTGTTTGATACATCTGTTGTGACGATGAATATAGAAGAAGGCCCGGCTGCGGGAGCGGTCATCATGGCGGCCGTGGGCAGCGGGCACTTTCATTCAGTTGCCGAGGGCTGCCGCGCCATGCTGAAGACTGCTGAAGAAGTGGAACCGGTCCGGGAAAATGTGAAAAGATACGATGAGTATTTCCAGATTTACCACGGCTTGTACGGCCATTTAAAAGAACCGTTTTCAGAAAGAGCGAGATTATATAAAAGCCCCGGACGGCAGCCGGTCTGA
- a CDS encoding acyl-CoA dehydrogenase family protein, whose translation MDFTLNESQIGIQKLAREFAENELAKEILVRDETRVFPLDLYGKMAELGLMGLPYSTEYGGQGADYLSYILALEEISKVDASMGIAYSVCTSLYCASFDNADAPDEMKKKYLTPVASGKALGSFALTEPTAGSDASGCRTVAVKDGDSYVINGSKCFITNGPVSDYFVVFTLTDPELGSKGMAAFIIEKGTPGFTVGERHNTMGIRSAAVSELFFTDCRVPEEQMIAAPGQGFKLAMKNLDGGRIGVAAQALGIAEGAFEIAKNYLKEREQFHKPLYKQEYLAFKMAELDVEIEQAKYLLYKAAMDKASHKPYTLSAGKAKLVCTNIAMKMTTEAVQMLGGNGYMKEYHVERMMRDAKITQIYEGTNEIQKLIISGQLFR comes from the coding sequence ATGGACTTTACATTGAATGAATCGCAGATAGGAATTCAGAAACTGGCACGGGAGTTTGCGGAAAACGAACTGGCAAAGGAGATACTGGTCAGAGATGAAACAAGGGTATTCCCGCTGGACCTGTATGGCAAAATGGCAGAGTTGGGACTGATGGGACTGCCGTATTCGACCGAATATGGCGGCCAGGGGGCGGATTATTTGTCCTATATCCTGGCTCTGGAGGAAATTTCCAAGGTGGACGCTTCCATGGGAATTGCATATTCAGTATGCACCTCCCTGTATTGCGCTAGCTTCGATAACGCAGATGCGCCGGATGAAATGAAGAAAAAGTATCTGACGCCAGTTGCCAGCGGCAAAGCGCTGGGGTCCTTCGCCCTCACAGAGCCGACAGCCGGATCGGATGCCAGCGGCTGCAGGACGGTAGCTGTGAAAGACGGGGATTCCTATGTGATTAACGGCTCGAAATGTTTTATCACGAACGGCCCTGTATCTGACTATTTCGTAGTATTTACACTGACGGATCCGGAGCTGGGGTCTAAGGGAATGGCTGCTTTTATCATAGAAAAGGGGACGCCGGGCTTCACAGTGGGAGAACGCCACAACACCATGGGAATCCGCAGTGCGGCAGTCAGCGAGCTGTTTTTTACTGATTGCAGGGTTCCTGAGGAACAGATGATTGCCGCTCCCGGGCAGGGCTTTAAGCTTGCAATGAAGAATCTGGACGGCGGACGGATCGGCGTGGCGGCGCAGGCACTGGGAATCGCAGAAGGCGCCTTCGAGATCGCTAAAAACTATTTAAAGGAGCGGGAGCAATTCCACAAACCGCTTTATAAACAGGAATATCTGGCCTTTAAGATGGCTGAGCTGGATGTGGAAATAGAGCAGGCAAAATATCTGTTGTACAAAGCAGCCATGGACAAAGCCAGCCACAAACCCTATACACTTTCAGCCGGCAAGGCGAAGCTGGTCTGCACCAACATAGCCATGAAAATGACTACTGAAGCGGTTCAGATGCTCGGAGGAAACGGGTACATGAAGGAATATCATGTGGAGCGGATGATGCGCGACGCAAAGATCACCCAGATCTATGAAGGGACGAATGAGATTCAGAAGCTGATCATATCTGGCCAGCTGTTCCGCTGA
- a CDS encoding ABC transporter permease, with product MQSSNSAVKTAGRKLDLSKIIVYIAIVVAFLVFSITLGSSGFLTAKNQINILRQMTTIGIMSFGMTFVIGCGEIDLTVGANIATSGIVAAIVMRAGGNAFVALLAALATGLIIGGVNGLILIYTGLPSFLITIGTLTILKGLSMELANSNSIPIYDRAFTQVFGNGKVLGIPVMILWCILCMIIAYILLRKVSFGSKVLAVGGNSQAATYSGINVPKIRLMVMVLSGVMSAFAGVLYCARLQAANYVYGDGAEMNVIASVVLGGTSMNGGVASVVGTFVGAWLMAMIDNGTVIAGMTASQQNIVRGIVVIAATALGSISARKNKK from the coding sequence ATGCAATCCAGCAATAGTGCTGTCAAAACAGCGGGTAGAAAATTAGACTTATCGAAAATAATTGTGTACATAGCGATTGTTGTGGCATTCCTTGTGTTTTCCATCACCCTAGGTTCTTCAGGCTTCCTGACGGCAAAAAACCAGATTAATATTTTGCGGCAGATGACCACCATCGGAATCATGAGTTTTGGTATGACCTTCGTGATCGGCTGTGGGGAAATAGACCTGACAGTCGGAGCCAATATCGCGACTTCAGGCATTGTTGCGGCTATTGTGATGCGTGCCGGGGGCAACGCGTTCGTAGCGCTGCTGGCCGCCCTGGCGACAGGGCTGATCATCGGAGGGGTCAACGGGCTGATCTTGATCTACACTGGTCTGCCGTCTTTTCTGATTACTATCGGCACACTGACGATCCTGAAGGGCCTGTCCATGGAGCTGGCCAATTCAAATTCAATACCGATCTATGACAGGGCCTTCACCCAGGTGTTTGGCAATGGGAAGGTACTGGGGATACCCGTTATGATTCTGTGGTGTATCCTGTGCATGATCATCGCCTATATCCTGCTGAGAAAAGTCTCTTTTGGATCAAAAGTCCTCGCGGTAGGAGGTAACAGCCAGGCTGCCACTTATTCTGGTATCAATGTGCCGAAGATCCGCCTGATGGTCATGGTTCTGAGCGGGGTTATGTCTGCTTTTGCAGGTGTACTGTATTGTGCCCGCCTGCAGGCAGCCAACTATGTATATGGCGATGGCGCGGAAATGAATGTAATCGCTTCGGTTGTGCTGGGCGGGACCAGCATGAATGGAGGAGTCGCCTCTGTGGTAGGCACCTTTGTAGGCGCCTGGTTAATGGCAATGATTGATAACGGTACCGTTATTGCAGGCATGACGGCTTCGCAGCAGAACATCGTCCGCGGCATCGTGGTGATTGCCGCAACAGCACTCGGGTCTATCAGCGCAAGGAAAAACAAAAAATGA
- a CDS encoding DUF4037 domain-containing protein yields the protein MKGLELSYQYYLEIGRPMLREKFPEYSGRIAAGLAGEGSECLGFDDEISRDHDFGPGFCIWLTESDNERTGRQMQAAYEELPGYFGGFPPRKFTPHGRGRTGVTEISEFYARFIGREQPPGSLRRWLHLPEAGLAAAVSGRVFEDPLGEFTAIRTRLKEYYPEDVRIKKIAACAARMTQTGQYNYGRCMQRRDVVAAGIALSEFIRNAMAMIYLLNRVYAPYYKWMFRGLRELSVLQEARPLLEELSAAAGQEDRWGRDALTEHSPYINLRDEKVVLIEKICRMVVNEWNRQGLSSRTDAFLELHLEGILSRVESPELRNLHVLEG from the coding sequence ATGAAAGGACTGGAGCTGTCTTATCAGTATTATCTGGAAATCGGCAGGCCGATGCTCCGGGAAAAGTTTCCGGAATACAGTGGAAGGATAGCCGCAGGGCTGGCCGGGGAAGGATCAGAATGCCTGGGGTTTGATGATGAGATTTCCAGGGATCATGATTTCGGACCCGGATTTTGCATCTGGCTGACGGAGAGTGATAATGAGAGGACGGGCAGGCAAATGCAGGCGGCCTATGAGGAACTGCCGGGTTATTTCGGGGGATTTCCCCCGAGAAAATTTACGCCACACGGCCGTGGCAGAACGGGCGTGACGGAGATATCAGAATTCTATGCCCGTTTTATAGGACGGGAGCAGCCTCCGGGCTCCCTGCGGAGGTGGCTGCATCTGCCGGAAGCGGGGCTGGCGGCGGCTGTCAGCGGCAGAGTGTTTGAAGATCCCCTGGGGGAATTTACGGCCATACGGACCAGGCTGAAAGAATACTATCCAGAGGATGTGAGGATTAAAAAAATAGCCGCCTGTGCGGCGCGGATGACCCAGACAGGCCAGTATAATTATGGACGGTGCATGCAGAGGAGAGATGTGGTTGCCGCAGGAATTGCATTGTCAGAGTTTATCAGAAATGCTATGGCTATGATATACCTTTTGAACCGGGTCTATGCGCCATACTACAAATGGATGTTCCGGGGCCTCAGAGAGCTTTCCGTCCTTCAGGAAGCCCGGCCGTTGCTTGAAGAATTATCGGCTGCAGCCGGCCAGGAGGACCGGTGGGGCAGGGATGCCTTAACAGAGCATAGCCCATATATAAACCTGAGGGATGAGAAGGTGGTTTTAATTGAAAAGATCTGCAGAATGGTGGTAAACGAGTGGAACAGGCAAGGCTTGAGCAGCAGGACTGACGCTTTTCTGGAGCTTCACCTGGAAGGGATACTGAGCCGTGTGGAGTCTCCGGAATTGAGAAATCTGCATGTTCTGGAAGGGTGA
- a CDS encoding dihydrolipoamide acetyltransferase family protein translates to MIEIFMPKAGMDMTEGTLIRWLKEVGDPVEKDEPVMEIETDKITMEAEAPGSGFLLSKVVEEGAVVPVLTVLGYIGEKGEKAPEGKKAEVLATPYAKKIAAEQKIDLAEVKGGGDGIIRAADVLATPLAARVAEEKQIDLTEVTGSGYNGKITMEDVERCAAEPYKAEPCKAEPCKAEPAVKDYRTVESRQQLKGVRKVVGRRMFESYSQVPTVMQSMKVDMTELIRFRKKINEGRETRISINDFIIKATAIAVKELPHVRTMIEGDELVTYAEANIGFAVAVDGGLFVPVIRNADLLSVGEISRQARKLAESARKGTIQPDDCKGGTFTISNMGMYDVFTFNPIINQPESGILGITGTEDVLRMVDGKVVVRQEAVLCMSYDHRVMDGVGSARLKKRVKELIEHPMEILI, encoded by the coding sequence ATGATAGAGATTTTCATGCCTAAGGCGGGGATGGACATGACAGAAGGAACACTGATCCGCTGGCTGAAAGAGGTGGGCGATCCGGTGGAGAAGGATGAGCCTGTCATGGAGATTGAGACAGATAAAATTACCATGGAGGCAGAAGCCCCCGGCAGCGGTTTTCTGTTAAGTAAAGTAGTGGAAGAAGGGGCAGTAGTCCCTGTGCTCACCGTACTGGGCTATATCGGTGAAAAAGGGGAAAAGGCGCCGGAAGGCAAAAAGGCAGAGGTGCTGGCGACTCCTTATGCTAAAAAGATCGCCGCTGAGCAGAAGATTGACCTGGCGGAGGTGAAAGGCGGCGGGGACGGGATCATCCGGGCAGCGGATGTGCTGGCGACTCCCCTTGCGGCGCGGGTAGCAGAAGAAAAACAAATTGATCTGACTGAGGTGACCGGAAGCGGATATAATGGAAAAATCACAATGGAGGATGTGGAGCGCTGCGCGGCGGAGCCGTACAAAGCGGAACCATGCAAAGCAGAGCCGTGCAAAGCGGAGCCGGCCGTGAAGGATTACCGGACAGTTGAATCCCGGCAGCAGCTGAAGGGAGTCCGCAAAGTGGTCGGCAGGAGGATGTTTGAGAGCTACAGCCAGGTGCCGACTGTGATGCAGAGCATGAAAGTGGATATGACTGAGCTGATCCGGTTCAGAAAGAAGATAAACGAGGGACGTGAAACAAGGATCTCGATCAATGATTTTATAATCAAAGCGACGGCTATCGCTGTGAAGGAACTGCCTCACGTCAGGACTATGATAGAAGGTGATGAGCTGGTCACCTACGCGGAGGCCAATATCGGGTTCGCAGTGGCGGTAGACGGAGGGCTTTTTGTGCCGGTCATCAGGAATGCGGATCTGCTGTCTGTCGGGGAGATTTCCCGCCAGGCCAGGAAACTTGCGGAGTCAGCGCGAAAGGGTACGATTCAGCCGGATGACTGCAAGGGAGGAACCTTCACGATTTCCAATATGGGAATGTACGATGTATTTACGTTCAATCCGATCATCAATCAGCCGGAAAGCGGCATTCTGGGCATAACAGGCACTGAAGATGTGCTCCGGATGGTAGATGGAAAGGTTGTCGTTCGCCAGGAAGCCGTATTATGCATGAGCTATGACCACAGGGTGATGGATGGGGTCGGCTCAGCCAGGCTGAAAAAGCGAGTGAAGGAACTGATTGAACATCCCATGGAGATTCTCATATAA
- the lpdA gene encoding dihydrolipoyl dehydrogenase, translating to MKQYDIAVIGGGPAGYIAAIKGAQLGAEVILFEKDVLGGTCLNRGCIPTKTYLKGAEAIHQIRSASGYGIMNDSNITVDMKKAVLHKNSVVKQLTQGVGGLLKSNRVRVVYGEAQMAGENTITCGGEVYSANSIILCGGSKTHRIPIPGIDDGNVLTSDEILDLQEVPEKLAIIGGGVIGCEMAAVFSHYGSSVTVIEAESRILPQMDAELSEALSDSFRKQKVEILTSHAVEKITRSGSRSVICCAGGKAVEADKILLSIGRVSDLNCLGALKDRISQERGKVIVDEYMKTNIPNIYAAGDINGKSMLAHSAFKMGEAAAENAMGGHVKCSLKYVPGCVYTLPECAGAGLTEEAACEKYGSENISVGKFPFSANGRALASGAPEGFVKVIAEKRYGELLGVHIFGTDAAEMIAEAVSLMTAEIPADEIAGMIHAHPTYSEAFMEACADSAGRCMHLPARGK from the coding sequence ATGAAGCAGTATGACATTGCGGTGATCGGAGGCGGGCCGGCGGGATATATCGCGGCGATTAAAGGCGCGCAGCTGGGCGCAGAGGTCATTTTATTTGAAAAAGATGTGCTGGGAGGGACCTGCCTGAACAGGGGCTGTATACCGACGAAGACGTATCTAAAGGGCGCGGAGGCGATCCATCAGATACGGTCGGCCTCCGGCTACGGAATTATGAATGACAGCAACATAACGGTAGATATGAAAAAAGCGGTACTTCATAAAAATTCAGTCGTAAAACAGCTGACCCAGGGAGTCGGGGGACTGCTGAAGTCCAACCGCGTCAGAGTAGTGTACGGGGAAGCACAGATGGCCGGAGAGAATACCATAACATGCGGGGGAGAGGTATACAGCGCTAACAGCATTATTTTATGCGGAGGGTCAAAAACACACCGCATACCGATACCGGGGATTGACGACGGGAACGTTTTGACCAGCGATGAAATCCTGGATCTTCAGGAAGTGCCGGAAAAGCTGGCGATCATCGGCGGCGGAGTGATCGGCTGTGAAATGGCGGCCGTGTTCAGCCATTATGGTAGCAGCGTTACTGTGATAGAGGCCGAAAGCAGGATTTTGCCTCAGATGGACGCAGAGCTGTCGGAGGCGCTGAGTGATTCCTTCCGGAAGCAGAAGGTGGAGATCCTGACCTCCCACGCAGTGGAGAAAATCACCAGAAGCGGCAGCAGAAGCGTAATCTGCTGCGCGGGAGGAAAGGCGGTAGAAGCTGATAAAATTCTTCTGTCCATAGGCCGTGTTTCCGATCTTAACTGTCTGGGGGCGCTGAAGGACAGAATCTCTCAGGAGCGTGGCAAGGTAATTGTTGATGAATATATGAAGACAAATATTCCGAATATTTATGCCGCAGGCGATATTAATGGTAAAAGTATGCTGGCCCATTCAGCCTTTAAGATGGGAGAAGCGGCCGCTGAGAATGCCATGGGGGGGCATGTGAAATGTTCGCTGAAATATGTTCCCGGCTGTGTGTATACTCTGCCTGAATGCGCGGGGGCGGGTCTGACAGAAGAGGCTGCCTGTGAGAAATATGGCAGTGAGAATATATCCGTCGGGAAATTCCCCTTTTCAGCCAACGGCCGCGCCCTGGCGTCCGGCGCTCCGGAGGGTTTTGTGAAAGTGATTGCCGAAAAGCGGTACGGGGAGCTGCTGGGCGTGCATATTTTCGGGACAGATGCTGCTGAGATGATTGCTGAAGCCGTTTCCCTGATGACGGCTGAGATTCCGGCGGATGAAATCGCCGGGATGATTCATGCCCACCCCACCTATTCTGAAGCATTTATGGAAGCGTGCGCCGATTCGGCTGGCCGGTGTATGCACCTTCCGGCAAGAGGAAAATAA
- a CDS encoding thiamine pyrophosphate-dependent dehydrogenase E1 component subunit alpha translates to MQYEKELLEEMWRKMNLSREFEERVQWLFSMGLVHGTTHLGVGEEATAVGSILALKPEDYVFGTHRGHNQAITKGVDINHMMAEILARETGVCKGRGGSMHIADPDIHYFGADGVLGTSAVMCCGAGLSIKKKQEKDRIAAVFFGDGSSNEGAVFEAFNLAAVWNLPVLFVCVNNTYGMSTPIAKVMKDTDISKRALPFGMPSRTVDGNHILEVYDAVKEARQYVLENGPMLVVENTYRISGHSKSDGNLYRSKEEINAWKKKCPIKYLRKYLTENGIFNEKELDAIAEQAKQTIENAVEYAKNSPEPSVEDVLDDVYA, encoded by the coding sequence ATGCAGTACGAGAAAGAGTTGTTGGAAGAGATGTGGCGAAAGATGAACCTGTCGCGGGAATTTGAGGAACGGGTACAGTGGCTGTTCTCTATGGGCCTGGTTCATGGTACCACCCATCTGGGGGTGGGGGAAGAGGCGACTGCCGTCGGTTCAATCCTGGCATTAAAGCCGGAAGATTATGTGTTCGGGACACACAGGGGGCATAATCAGGCGATTACTAAAGGCGTAGATATCAACCATATGATGGCTGAGATTCTGGCAAGGGAAACGGGCGTATGTAAGGGGAGGGGCGGCTCCATGCATATTGCGGATCCGGATATCCATTATTTTGGGGCGGACGGAGTCCTGGGAACCAGCGCGGTGATGTGCTGCGGCGCCGGCCTTTCCATTAAGAAAAAGCAGGAGAAAGACAGGATCGCCGCCGTATTCTTCGGGGATGGTTCTTCCAATGAGGGCGCCGTATTCGAGGCGTTCAATCTGGCCGCCGTGTGGAATCTTCCCGTGCTGTTTGTCTGTGTGAACAATACTTATGGAATGTCCACCCCAATTGCCAAAGTCATGAAGGACACGGATATTTCAAAGCGGGCGCTTCCGTTCGGAATGCCGTCCAGGACGGTTGACGGCAATCATATCCTGGAAGTCTACGACGCGGTAAAGGAGGCCCGGCAGTATGTGCTGGAGAACGGCCCGATGCTTGTGGTGGAAAATACTTACAGGATCTCCGGACATTCTAAAAGCGACGGCAACCTGTACCGTTCCAAGGAAGAGATTAATGCCTGGAAGAAAAAGTGCCCGATCAAATATTTACGGAAATATCTGACGGAAAATGGAATTTTCAATGAAAAGGAACTGGACGCGATTGCGGAGCAGGCGAAACAGACCATAGAAAACGCGGTTGAATATGCGAAAAACAGCCCGGAACCATCCGTGGAGGATGTTCTTGATGATGTATATGCGTGA
- a CDS encoding substrate-binding domain-containing protein produces MKRRKVKETLGILLALTFAVSTLAGCGSGKEAGSSAAGSSSAASSVASSASSSPEDQSQTSSSASSASKETGSAEVELPEMATPDEWVSRFEGISPTAYTDFSATDEQVEKIKDAGLKVGLVMHTGGESFSEAVISGVTKAAEELNIEIVAQTDAQWDAAQQSTNLESVLAKDPDIVILCQIDVDAMTDQLQEAAANGTKLVFFDNINAHLEEDDYVSLVTTDTYAAGVECAKDMASELGGSGRIAMFTWSAPNLGNRARSQGFRDYIEANFPDIEIVTEEFYDDASDCAALADAVFAKYPDLDGAFGQWDIPLEGVISSAQGNDISNDFVGTCVDLGYNVARIMAEDGMCKGIGAQQPYKDGYYSLYAGALGAIGEEVPKMILIDPVNVTKENLEESWPVIYDQPLPDDIQSLLG; encoded by the coding sequence ATGAAAAGAAGAAAAGTGAAAGAAACACTGGGGATTTTACTGGCACTGACATTTGCCGTGTCAACACTGGCAGGCTGCGGCAGTGGGAAAGAGGCTGGCAGCTCCGCTGCCGGTTCGTCATCGGCAGCATCATCAGTAGCATCATCAGCGTCATCCAGCCCTGAGGATCAGTCACAGACATCATCCAGCGCATCCAGCGCGTCGAAAGAGACAGGCTCAGCGGAAGTGGAGCTGCCAGAGATGGCCACTCCCGATGAATGGGTTTCCCGCTTTGAGGGAATCAGCCCGACTGCCTATACGGATTTCTCAGCTACGGACGAGCAGGTTGAAAAAATTAAGGACGCCGGCCTGAAAGTGGGCCTGGTTATGCACACAGGCGGCGAGTCATTCTCTGAAGCAGTTATCTCCGGAGTGACAAAAGCCGCGGAAGAACTGAATATTGAGATTGTCGCTCAGACAGACGCTCAATGGGATGCTGCCCAGCAGTCCACCAACCTGGAAAGCGTTCTGGCAAAAGACCCGGATATCGTCATTCTGTGCCAGATCGACGTAGACGCGATGACCGACCAGTTGCAGGAAGCAGCTGCCAACGGAACGAAGCTGGTATTCTTTGACAACATCAACGCACATCTGGAAGAAGATGACTATGTGAGCCTTGTGACGACGGATACCTATGCGGCAGGCGTGGAATGTGCGAAAGATATGGCTTCTGAGCTTGGCGGTTCCGGCCGGATTGCGATGTTTACCTGGTCGGCTCCGAACCTGGGCAACCGGGCGAGATCTCAGGGATTCCGCGATTATATCGAGGCGAACTTCCCGGATATCGAAATTGTGACAGAAGAGTTCTATGATGACGCCAGTGACTGCGCAGCTCTGGCAGATGCGGTATTCGCTAAATACCCGGATCTGGACGGCGCGTTTGGCCAGTGGGATATCCCGCTTGAGGGCGTGATCTCTTCCGCCCAGGGCAACGATATTTCCAATGATTTCGTTGGAACCTGCGTGGATCTCGGATACAATGTGGCGAGAATTATGGCTGAAGACGGCATGTGCAAGGGAATCGGCGCACAGCAGCCGTATAAGGACGGATACTATTCTTTGTATGCAGGGGCTTTGGGCGCTATCGGTGAAGAGGTTCCGAAGATGATTTTGATCGATCCTGTCAATGTAACAAAAGAAAATCTGGAAGAATCCTGGCCGGTGATTTATGATCAGCCGCTGCCGGATGATATTCAATCACTTTTAGGTTGA